A window of the Desulfobacula toluolica Tol2 genome harbors these coding sequences:
- a CDS encoding sigma-54-dependent transcriptional regulator, with amino-acid sequence MPGHRIFIILENPKERMEYVRFFEDLGFLVDAAPDGSDAVSCVIEKKTDMVIADVATPGFSAVEFLKKVDEAHIPCQIILLASEPVVEHAVQLMKLGALDYLVKPVEMEQLELSAKRALAVLKQKKIPKRASLSSGKKVKIIARDKEIQKLLALAARVANSSASVFIQGESGTGKELFAKFIHEQSDRRDQPFVAINCAALPENLLESELFGHEKGAFTGAISRKTGKFELANKGTLFLDEITEMQFHLQAKLLRVLQEKVVDRVGGIEPVDVDVRLIATTNRDAKKAVEKGEFREDLFYRLNTIPLVIPPLRDRRGDLEILCEFFVQKYCKIDGRDVKGMTKQAVSLLNDHPFSGNVRELENIIHRAVLLADSDLIEPEDLMIEGIESTGGMPASYSFVDQDCETQPVSLKEMEQKMIYTTLDQTDGNRTHAAKILGISVRTLRNKLNEYKENN; translated from the coding sequence ATGCCGGGACATAGAATTTTTATCATACTTGAAAATCCTAAGGAAAGAATGGAATATGTCCGGTTTTTCGAGGATCTTGGTTTTTTGGTGGATGCGGCCCCTGATGGATCGGATGCAGTTTCTTGTGTGATTGAAAAGAAAACAGACATGGTGATTGCAGATGTAGCAACTCCTGGTTTTTCTGCTGTTGAATTTTTGAAAAAAGTTGATGAAGCCCATATTCCATGCCAGATAATTTTGCTTGCCTCAGAGCCTGTTGTTGAACATGCCGTTCAGTTGATGAAACTTGGTGCTCTGGATTATCTGGTCAAGCCGGTTGAAATGGAACAGCTTGAGTTGAGCGCCAAAAGAGCGTTAGCGGTATTGAAACAAAAAAAAATTCCTAAACGGGCATCATTGTCATCCGGGAAAAAGGTTAAAATCATTGCAAGAGACAAAGAGATACAAAAGCTGCTTGCTCTTGCAGCACGGGTTGCAAATTCAAGTGCTTCCGTATTCATTCAGGGCGAAAGTGGTACTGGAAAAGAGTTGTTTGCAAAATTTATCCATGAACAAAGTGACAGGAGGGATCAGCCTTTTGTTGCAATAAATTGTGCTGCTTTGCCGGAAAATCTTCTGGAAAGTGAACTTTTCGGCCATGAAAAAGGGGCGTTTACAGGTGCGATATCAAGAAAAACAGGTAAATTTGAATTGGCGAATAAAGGCACCTTGTTTCTGGATGAAATCACTGAGATGCAATTTCACCTTCAGGCAAAATTGTTAAGGGTTCTTCAGGAAAAAGTTGTGGACCGAGTGGGTGGAATCGAACCTGTTGATGTGGATGTACGGCTGATTGCCACAACAAATCGGGATGCAAAAAAAGCCGTGGAAAAAGGTGAGTTCAGAGAAGATCTTTTTTATAGATTAAATACCATTCCCCTGGTCATCCCTCCCTTGAGAGACCGCAGGGGAGATCTTGAGATATTATGCGAATTTTTTGTTCAAAAATATTGTAAAATTGACGGCCGTGATGTCAAAGGAATGACAAAACAGGCTGTATCCCTCCTGAATGATCACCCTTTTTCAGGAAATGTGCGGGAACTTGAAAATATTATTCATAGAGCGGTTCTTCTTGCGGATTCTGATCTGATAGAGCCTGAGGATCTTATGATTGAAGGGATCGAATCCACGGGTGGAATGCCTGCTTCATACTCTTTTGTGGATCAAGACTGCGAAACACAGCCTGTTTCATTAAAAGAAATGGAACAGAAAATGATTTATACGACCCTGGATCAAACAGACGGTAATAGAACCCATGCTGCAAAAATTCTGGGTATCAGTGTCAGGACTCTTCGAAATAAACTTAACGAGTATAAAGAAAATAATTAA